CCTGTCCCTGCCACCTACCCGGGCACAGAAGTTGTTGATGGCCTCAGGGGGGAAGCCTCGCCGGCGCAGGGCTGTCAGTGTGAAGAGCCGCGGGTCATCCCAGTCCCTGAGAAAACACCGGTGTGACAGCCAGACATGCCCCGGGCAAGACCCGCCCTGGCTGCTGGCCCCGCTCCTACCTCACGGCACCCGTCTCCACCAGCCGGATGATCTTCCTCTTGGAGACGACGGTATAGAGCAGGTTCAGGCGCCCGTACTCCCACTGCACAGGGCAGTAGACATCCAACGCGTTGCACAGCCAGAAGTAGGAGGAGCGCCTGCAAGGGAGGCACAGGCACAGCCCAGCTCAGCCTCACGCCCGCCCACAGCCCCACGGACACACTGTCCCCCAGCACTTTGGCAGCCGCTGGGACGCAGCCAGCTGCTCCCCCCCAGagctgccctgccagctccgGCTCAGCCCTGGGCCGTGCCGTGCACGGCGCTCACCTGGCCTGGAACTCCTTGGTGCAGAGGGAGTGCGTGATGTGCTCGATGGAGTCGCAGAGGCAGTGTGTGTAGTCATACGTGGGGTAGATGCACCTGCAAGGCAGGCGCAGTCAGCTCTGGGGCAGAGCCCGGTGCTGCTCCCCTCCCGAGATCTCCGCGCTCCCAGGAGACGCAGGCCCACCCCTGCCACGTGTGCCAGAATGCTGCAGGCCCTCCCTACCACTTGTCCCCGGTGCGGTGGTGCGGAGTGAACTTGACACGGTAGGCAACGGGGTCCATCTTCCCGTCCTCCATCACCAGCTTCATCCGCAGCGTGGCCTCCCCCTCTCCAAACTTGCCTTTTCGCATGTCCTGTGGAGCGGGGGGAAGCTGTCGGCTGAGCCACGGACCTGGACCCCATGGGCACGCAGCACCTGCCCCCAGCCAGGAGTACCTCGAAGAGCAGGAGTGACTCCTCCACGGGCCGGTCCCGCCACGGCGAGGGCGGTGGGTTGTGGCCCTTGATCTCCTCGACCTTCTGATGGCAGACATAAGCCTGGCCCCTATGGAGGGGAAATGCCGTCACCAGATGGGAGGGGCCCATCCCTTGGGCAAGGGGGAGCCCCAGCCATGGCACAGGACATCCACACTGCCCGGTGCATCCATACCACCCTGGCACGCTCACCTGCGGATGAGCTCCAGGGCCCAGGTGTAGAGCTGGTCAAAGTAATCTGATGCGTGGGTCACTGCATAGGGCTGGTAGCCTGTGGGGACGGGGGCAACAGAGCGGGTTGGAGGCACCCCCAGGGCCCGGCAGCAGGACCTGTATCCAGGGATGTCCCCAGCAGCGCctggcctgatcctgccctccccagcccaagCCATACCCAGCCACTCCACCATCTCCCGGATGGCCGTGAAGtacttttcctcctccttctcaggGTTGGTGTCGTCGTAGCGCAGGAAGCACACGCCGCCGTTGGCCTGGGGATGGGGGGACAGTGAGCAGCCGCTCCCTAAGGGACCGCAGGGCCAGGCCAGCGGCCAAGCAGTGGGGGGAGGTAGGGGCCGGGGGGAGCTGCCAGCGGGGCTCGGTGCTTCTCACCTTGGCGTAGCCAAAGTTGAAATTGATGGCCTTGGCATGGCCGATGTGCAGGATCCCGTTGGGCTCAGGAGGGAACCGTGTCCGCACCTGCGCGGGGGAAAGGGGACACCTCTGTCCTTCGGCACGAGACTCTCCCCCTCCCTGACAGCGGGGGCACTGACATGAGCCCCCAATGATCCCACAGAGCCCCCCGTACCATGTGGGTGCTGCCTCTGGCTGTGCCCCCGCTGAGCTGTGTGTGTCCCCAGCCAGCCCACCCACCTAGCTGGAGCCCAGTACAGCAGTGCTGCCCTCGCAGGGCACCGCTGGGCTGGGGGACACAGCCTCACCTGCCCACCCGTGATTGCCAGGTGCTGCTTCAGCAGAGCCATGGTGTTGGGCGTCACCACATAGCCCTCCGTCTTGTAGTTCTCTCCTGCGGGCAGAGGATGCTCAGGGCTGCAGCACCGCCCAAACTGAGCCAAGCCCAGCAGCCGGTCTGGTCCCCCGCAGCATGGAGAGCTGGGGCCGGGCACAGAGCCGGTGGAGCGGCCGCACACATGGCAGCGGCTCCTCGCTCTCACCCGGCTTGTGGAACTTGAGGGCTTCTCCCcgcagctgctccagcagcgaCCGCGTCTCTGTGCCCACCTCGCCTGCAGGGAGAGACGGGGCTGAGCAGGGCCTGACTGCAGCTCCCAGAGCCCAGCTCGGAGGCAGATCCCGGCCAGAAACCGAACGGCTGGGGAAGCTGCCCACAGGACAGTCTCTTACCGTTCTCCACCACAGCCgccttctgcttctctgccggggccggccgggccTTTGCAGCCTGCAGGGACCAGCACAGCATCCTGAGTGCCCGGCCCTGGCACACACCTTCCCCTCCTGGCCCAGCCCGCTGCCCCCAGCGCTCCCNNNNNNNNNNNNNNNNNNNNNNNNNNNNNNNNNNNNNNNNNNNNNNNNNNNNNNNNNNNNNNNNNNNNNNNNNNNNNNNNNNNNNNNNNNNNNNNNNNNNNNNNNNNNNNNNNNNNNNNNNNNNNNNNNNNNNNNNNNNNNNNNNNNNNNNNNNNNNNNNNNNNNNNNNNNNNNNNNNNNNNNNNNNNNNNNNNNNNNNNNNNNNNNNNNNNNNNNNNNNNNNNNNNNNNNNNNNNNNNNNNNNNNNNNNNNNNNNNNNNNNNNNNNNNNNNNNNNNNNNNNNNNNNNNNNNNNNNNNNNNNNNNNNNNNNNNNNNNNNNNNNNNNNNNNNNNNNNNNNNNNNNNNNNNNNNNNNNNNNNNNNNNNNNNNNNNNNNNNNNNNNNNNNNNNNNNNNNNNNNNNNNNNNNNNNNNNNNNNNNNNNNNNNNNNNNNNNNNNNNNNNNNNNNNNNNNNNNNNNNNNNNNNNNNNNNNNNNNNNNNNNNNNNNNNNNNNNNNNNNCCGGCGGGGATGCCCAGCCGGcgtgccccccgccgccgccgcacaCGAGGCTCAGCCCCGCCGGACcgaggccggggccggggccgggaccacccggctgcggcggcggccccgcggtGCGGGAGCGGGAGCCGGCGGGGCTGCGCTGCGGGGCTGGGCCGCGGCCGGTGCGGGACCAGAGCGGGGCTGGTGCGGCCGCCGCATCCCGCGGACCCCGCCTGCAGcgcgccggcccggccccgctgctcGGTGCCCGGTGCCCGGGCCGCGGTGCGGCcagccccctcccgccgcccgccgcagCCCGGGAGGCCCCGGTGccggccgcagccccccccGCGCTGAcctgccggtgccggtgccggtgccggtgccggtgccggtgccggtgccggtgccggtgccggtgccggggcgggcgggccgggctctgcggcggagcgggcggcggcggcagccggtCACGCGCCGCCCCGAGCCGCGGGCACCCGCGCGGGAACCCGCCCGGCACCGGGagggggggcgcggggcgccCGGGCACAGCTGGGGCCGCCGTGCGGGGACGGGACCCGTGGGGCCGGGCACAGGGGCGCGTCGGGTCCCGTGGGGCACGGCCCCGTGGGGCTCAGCGGGGGTGGGCTCCCTTGGGGCAGGTCCCCCGTGGGGCGGGTCCCCCGGGGCGTGGCCTCGTGGGGCACCAGGGCAGGTTCCCACGGGGCAGGAgacagcagggcagcagaggggatGCTGcctgtggggcaggcagggcaggcagggcaggcaggccccccccccgggagcAGGCAGCCCCCAGTGCGGAGCTGTTGCCGAGGCCGGTCCCACCGCGGCCATGGGGCAGGCGGGGTGGGCTGCAGGCACCCGCCAGGCAGGGTCCCTGGGAAGGTCCATGGGTGGCCCTGGCaccctcctgccctgtgcctgcCCCACAcctcctgcccaccctgccCGGAGCATGCAGCACCCTGGCAGCCACTGGGCTATGGGCCCCTGCCAAGGTGCAGGTAATTAGCTAATCAGCTAATTGTCCCGCTGGAGAGCTGCCGGCCCTGCCAGGGCTTGGCCTGGCCTTGGCACGGCTTCAGCACCACAAAGTCACACCAGCTCAGGGCTCTGCCCCACACGGTGACgcaccccagctccctgcctgcaccccggCTCCCTCGGGCGGTACCTGAGCCACCGCAGCCTTGGCAAACCCCTGTCACCGCCATTGCTCTCCTCTCGCCCAGGCCAGCGGGGACATGTGGCACCTCAGGTCCCCATGGCAGCAccatgctggcagcagcacacaGTGCCCcactcctgctccctgccacttCTCCATCCCTGGGTCATCGTGCCTGGGCTGGGCTCACCGTGGGCACATGGGGCATTTCTGGGCCCCGGTCCACCCCTCTGTGCTGCcgggctgggtgcaggcagcagggccagggggGCTGTGGCAGCCAGCTGAGCACAGGGGCCGGGGAATTTGGGCAATGCCGGCGCGCCAGACCCCACAAAGCAGGCATGGCAGGCAGCTAATCTGGGGATTAGCGCTGGGGAGGCTGCACGGGGGAAGAGCTGGGCAGCGGCAGAGCCTGGGGGGGCAACCGGTGAGCCTGCACCATGCCGGGCACTGCCAGTACCGGGCACGACCGCAGCTGGCCGGTCTCATCCTGCGGACGGGGTGGCCACAGTGCCAAGCGTGCGATGGGGCCATGGGGCGGGAGCCGGCTGTGCCCCGTATACCGCAGTCGTTGGGGCGCCTTTAGCACAAGGCATGGGTGCAGCAGCCACCTCCACATCGCCGGTGCCATCAGCGGTTTCCTCCTCTGCTAAGTGACTCACCAGCAGATGAAAAGATGAGCGCCCCGCTCCGTGCTGCCGCAGCGGCTGCCTGCCTACCTGCGCAGCTGGGGACACTGGGCAGAGGATGCAACCTGCGCTCTCACACCTCTGTGCCCGTGGCCGCCTGGGTTTTGCCAGCTTTTGGCCACTgttctcccccttctcccaggCTCTCCCCCAAGGAAGCAGGACAAAACCCCAGTTTGGGAGAAAACTGCCCCAGTTAAGCACCCACAAACAGCCTGGAGCCCAACTTTGTGTTTTCATGACCACTGTACATGTTTTACGGTGCTGCCCCGTGCCCTCCGCAGTCCccctcagctgtgctgctggggagacCACCCCCGGCATCTTCCCCGGGGACCTTTGGTGAAGGGCGGGACGAGACCCCACAAACGCAGGtgccggcagccccgcggcaGCAAAGGCCAGGGGAAACGGCACGCGCAGGGCCCCGCGCGCCTGGCGGCATGGAGCTCCGGCAGGGAGCCAGAGACGGCGAGCTCGGCAGCCGCGTGCGCTGGGAGTACGGGCTGGGAGACAGGACCTGCTCTGCCGGGGTGCAAGCACGGTGCCACGGGAAGGCTGCTGTGTCCCACAGCAGCGCGGTGGCTCCCGGCTGGGGATGccagccccagggcagaggCGGCAGCACGCACGCTTCCATTTTTGTCCGGTGAGGTGAGGCTGGGAGAGGAGTCGCCATCGTCACGGCCATATTGGGACAAATATTCTTGCTGGCAGCGAAAACCCCGGAGGAGACCCCAAGTGGGGACGGGTGTGGGGCTGGTCTGTGGGGGCCAAGGTTGCACCCTGGGGCttctccccgctcccccggggAGGTGGCTGCCCCAGGGGGAAGCACCgctggctgctgttgctgttacaCCTCCTTTCTCCGGGGATTTTGTTCACGACCCCGCTGTGTGCCATCGTGTGCGTGCggtggggggctgcgggggtccccagggcagccccacGTTGTACCCCACAGCACGGGCGCTCCATCCTCGGG
This region of Gymnogyps californianus isolate 813 chromosome 13, ASM1813914v2, whole genome shotgun sequence genomic DNA includes:
- the QARS1 gene encoding glutamine--tRNA ligase, whose protein sequence is MLCWSLQAAKARPAPAEKQKAAVVENGEVGTETRSLLEQLRGEALKFHKPGENYKTEGYVVTPNTMALLKQHLAITGGQVRTRFPPEPNGILHIGHAKAINFNFGYAKANGGVCFLRYDDTNPEKEEEKYFTAIREMVEWLGYQPYAVTHASDYFDQLYTWALELIRRGQAYVCHQKVEEIKGHNPPPSPWRDRPVEESLLLFEDMRKGKFGEGEATLRMKLVMEDGKMDPVAYRVKFTPHHRTGDKWCIYPTYDYTHCLCDSIEHITHSLCTKEFQARRSSYFWLCNALDVYCPVQWEYGRLNLLYTVVSKRKIIRLVETGAVRDWDDPRLFTLTALRRRGFPPEAINNFCARVGVTVAQATMEPHLLEACAREVLNEQAPRAMAVLEPLKVTITNFPAPKALEVLVPNFPADESRGFHKVPFQSTVYIEETDFREEVDKGYKRLAPGQPVGLRHAGYVIAVQNVIKDASGRVIELEVTCTKSDVAEKPKAFIHWVSEPLVCEVRLYERLFLHKNPEDPSEVPGGFLSDLNPDSLQVVRNALVDSSVLSARSFDKFQFERLGYFSVDPDSKEGKMVFNRTVTLKEDPGKA